The Lactobacillus sp. CBA3605 genome contains a region encoding:
- the eno gene encoding phosphopyruvate hydratase codes for MSIITDIYAREVLDSRGNPTVEVELYTESGAFGRGIVPSGASTGEHEAVELRDGDKSRFMGQGVTKAVDNVNKLIAKEIIGYDVTDQRAIDQAMIKLDGTPNKAKLGANAILGVSIAAARAAADELEMPLYNYLGGFNAHVLPAPMMNVINGGKHANNDVDFQEFMIMPVGASSIKEAVRMGSETFHNLKAILNERGLSTAVGDEGGFAPDLSNNEEPFEILIEAIERAGYKPGKDIAIAFDCAASEFYNAETGKYDLKGEGENGKSFTAEEFVDLLDTIVDKYPIISIEDPLDENNWEDWQMATAKLGKKVQIVGDDLFVTNTDYLAKGIKMGVANSILIKVNQIGTLTETVEAIEMAKQAGYSAIVSHRSGETEDTTIADLVVAMNAGQIKTGSMSRTERIAKYNQLMRIEDQLESTSEYKGLSGFYNLSEDARNTIASK; via the coding sequence ATGTCTATTATTACAGATATTTATGCTCGCGAAGTCTTGGACTCACGCGGTAACCCTACTGTTGAAGTTGAACTTTATACTGAAAGTGGCGCATTTGGCCGCGGTATCGTTCCTTCAGGTGCCTCAACCGGTGAACATGAAGCCGTTGAATTACGTGATGGCGACAAGAGTCGTTTCATGGGCCAAGGTGTGACTAAGGCTGTTGACAATGTTAACAAGTTAATTGCTAAAGAAATCATTGGCTACGATGTTACTGACCAACGTGCCATTGACCAAGCTATGATCAAGTTAGACGGTACGCCTAACAAAGCTAAGCTTGGCGCTAACGCTATCTTAGGTGTTTCAATTGCTGCTGCTCGTGCAGCTGCTGACGAACTTGAAATGCCATTATACAACTACCTTGGCGGTTTCAATGCGCATGTCTTGCCAGCACCAATGATGAATGTTATCAATGGTGGGAAGCATGCCAACAACGACGTTGACTTCCAAGAATTCATGATCATGCCTGTTGGCGCATCATCAATCAAGGAAGCTGTTCGGATGGGTTCAGAAACTTTCCATAACCTTAAAGCAATCTTAAACGAACGTGGTTTATCAACTGCTGTTGGTGATGAAGGTGGTTTCGCACCTGACTTGAGCAACAACGAAGAACCATTCGAAATCTTAATTGAAGCTATCGAACGTGCTGGTTACAAACCAGGCAAAGATATCGCAATTGCCTTTGACTGTGCTGCTTCAGAATTTTACAATGCTGAAACTGGCAAGTATGACTTAAAGGGTGAAGGCGAAAATGGGAAATCATTTACAGCCGAAGAATTCGTTGACTTACTTGACACAATCGTTGACAAGTACCCAATCATTTCCATCGAAGATCCTTTGGATGAAAACAACTGGGAAGATTGGCAAATGGCAACCGCTAAACTTGGTAAAAAAGTTCAAATCGTTGGTGATGACTTATTCGTTACTAACACGGACTACCTTGCAAAGGGTATCAAGATGGGCGTTGCTAACTCAATCTTAATCAAGGTTAACCAAATTGGTACTTTAACTGAAACTGTTGAAGCTATCGAAATGGCTAAGCAAGCTGGTTACTCAGCTATCGTTTCTCACCGTTCTGGTGAAACTGAAGACACGACCATTGCTGACTTAGTTGTCGCAATGAACGCTGGCCAAATCAAGACTGGTTCAATGAGCCGTACTGAACGGATTGCTAAATACAATCAATTAATGCGGATTGAAGACCAACTTGAAAGCACTTCAGAATACAAGGGTCTTTCAGGTTTCTATAACTTGAGTGAAGACGCTCGTAACACGATTGCTAGCAAATAA
- the tpiA gene encoding triose-phosphate isomerase produces MRTPIIAGNWKMNKTASEALAFVNAVKDQLPASSEVESVVAAPALFLQEMVEAAKGSNLKIAAENAYFEDAGAFTGETSPAALADLNIDYVVIGHSERRGYFHETDEDINKKAHAIFKNGMKPIICCGESLEQREANQTNDWVAGQVTAALKGLSADQVSETVVAYEPIWAIGTGKTASSDQAEEVCGVIRKTIAGLYSEDVADKVRIQYGGSVKPANVVELMSKANIDGGLVGGASMDPESFLALVNYQK; encoded by the coding sequence GTGCGTACACCTATTATTGCCGGTAACTGGAAAATGAATAAAACTGCTAGCGAAGCTTTGGCTTTCGTAAACGCAGTTAAGGATCAATTACCAGCCTCATCAGAAGTTGAATCAGTTGTTGCTGCTCCAGCCCTTTTCTTACAAGAAATGGTTGAAGCTGCTAAGGGTTCTAACTTAAAGATTGCTGCTGAAAATGCTTACTTTGAAGATGCTGGTGCTTTCACTGGTGAAACTTCACCTGCTGCTTTAGCTGATTTAAACATTGACTACGTTGTCATCGGTCATTCAGAACGTCGTGGCTATTTCCACGAAACTGATGAAGATATCAACAAAAAAGCCCATGCTATTTTCAAAAATGGCATGAAGCCAATCATTTGTTGTGGTGAAAGTCTTGAACAACGCGAAGCTAATCAAACTAATGATTGGGTCGCTGGTCAAGTTACTGCTGCTTTGAAGGGCTTATCAGCTGACCAAGTTAGCGAAACAGTTGTTGCTTACGAACCAATCTGGGCCATCGGTACGGGTAAAACCGCTTCTAGTGACCAAGCTGAAGAAGTTTGTGGCGTTATCCGTAAGACCATTGCTGGCCTTTACTCAGAAGACGTTGCTGACAAAGTTCGGATTCAATACGGTGGTAGTGTTAAACCAGCTAACGTTGTTGAATTAATGAGCAAAGCAAACATTGATGGTGGTCTTGTTGGTGGTGCCTCAATGGACCCTGAATCATTCTTAGCTTTGGTAAACTACCAAAAATAA
- the clpP gene encoding ATP-dependent Clp endopeptidase proteolytic subunit ClpP — translation MYPVPTVIEQSSRGERAYDIYSRLLKDRIIMLSGPIEDNMANAIIAQLLFLDAQDSDKDIYLYINSPGGVVTAGLAIYDTMNFIKSDVQTIVMGMAASMASVLASSGTKGKRFALPNSEILIHQPSGGAQGQQTEIEIVAEEILKTRKKINEILASNSDQPVEKLNHDTERDNYLTAQEAKDYGLIDDIMENNKLK, via the coding sequence ATGTATCCAGTTCCGACAGTTATCGAACAGTCATCACGTGGCGAACGTGCTTATGACATTTACTCACGACTTTTAAAAGACCGTATTATTATGTTATCTGGTCCTATTGAAGACAATATGGCCAATGCGATTATTGCGCAATTACTCTTCTTAGATGCGCAAGATTCCGACAAAGACATTTATCTTTATATCAATTCACCAGGTGGGGTTGTCACCGCCGGCTTAGCCATCTATGACACGATGAACTTCATCAAGTCTGATGTCCAAACCATTGTTATGGGGATGGCAGCTTCCATGGCCAGTGTCCTCGCTTCTTCTGGGACTAAGGGCAAGCGTTTCGCTTTACCTAACTCAGAAATCTTGATTCATCAACCTTCTGGTGGTGCTCAAGGACAACAAACTGAAATTGAAATCGTTGCTGAAGAAATTTTGAAGACGCGTAAAAAGATCAACGAAATTTTAGCAAGCAATTCTGATCAACCAGTTGAAAAGTTGAATCATGATACCGAACGTGATAACTACTTAACAGCTCAAGAAGCCAAAGATTATGGTTTGATCGATGATATTATGGAAAACAACAAACTAAAATAA
- a CDS encoding peptide ABC transporter substrate-binding protein: MKKRSVLAVIFSVMLVAVLAACGKQSSQATTSGKYATNQVLNLSYPSSLDSIDISTMSGYGSTGNLFESLYRLGKDGSVTPGLASQSKVSKDGKTYTFTIRNAKWSDGSAITAQDFVYSWRRTVTPATKSQYAYLFSGIKNADAIVAGKKPASTLGVKASGKHTFIVTLDKPITYFKKLMTYPLFGPISEAAVKKWGSKYATKAQYMLYSGPFKLTGWTGTNNKWTYVKNNQYWDKKVVHLNKINYSVNESSTTTLNLFQENKLDLTQLSSEQVKNMKSNKAYTTYPYSITAFLVYNFQDSNATIKKALSNQKIRQAISLSINREQLVKNVIGDASKTAKTFVPQNLAKDPKNGQDFASESTVKNSTSYNPKLAKKLWQQGLKEVGIKQLTISMLTSNDEPNKPISQYFKGQLEKTLPGLTINLSNLPAKVASSRAQQGDFDVYLSGWGADFNDPISHLQIMTSGSGYNYGKYNSSTYNALIKKAQNQDANNAEARWQDMLQAEKVIMQDQGITPIYQTVYSYLQNPKAKGIIHNTAGTQWNYKYAYMEK, from the coding sequence TTGAAGAAGCGATCAGTGTTAGCAGTTATTTTTAGTGTCATGTTAGTAGCGGTGTTAGCGGCTTGTGGTAAGCAAAGTAGTCAAGCGACGACCAGCGGTAAATATGCAACTAACCAAGTTTTAAATCTTTCATATCCAAGTTCGCTCGATTCAATTGATATTTCGACGATGTCTGGTTACGGTAGCACGGGGAATTTATTTGAGAGTCTATATCGCTTAGGTAAGGACGGTAGTGTCACGCCTGGTTTAGCGAGTCAAAGTAAAGTTTCGAAAGATGGCAAGACCTATACATTCACGATTCGTAATGCTAAGTGGAGTGATGGGTCAGCGATTACGGCGCAAGACTTTGTATACTCGTGGCGGCGTACTGTCACGCCAGCGACTAAGTCTCAGTATGCGTATTTATTTTCAGGGATTAAAAATGCGGATGCAATTGTCGCTGGGAAAAAGCCGGCCAGCACGTTGGGCGTCAAGGCAAGTGGCAAGCATACGTTTATCGTAACGTTAGATAAGCCAATCACTTATTTTAAGAAATTAATGACTTATCCATTATTTGGCCCGATTAGCGAAGCTGCCGTAAAGAAATGGGGTAGTAAGTACGCCACGAAGGCACAATATATGTTATACAGTGGGCCCTTTAAGTTAACCGGCTGGACCGGGACCAATAATAAATGGACTTATGTTAAAAATAATCAATATTGGGATAAAAAAGTCGTTCATTTAAACAAGATTAATTATAGTGTGAATGAAAGTTCGACGACTACTTTAAACTTGTTCCAAGAAAACAAACTGGACTTAACCCAGTTATCAAGTGAACAAGTGAAAAACATGAAATCTAATAAGGCTTACACCACATACCCCTATTCAATCACAGCCTTCTTGGTCTATAATTTCCAAGATAGTAATGCCACGATTAAAAAGGCTTTGAGCAATCAAAAGATTCGCCAAGCTATTTCGTTATCAATTAATCGGGAACAACTTGTTAAAAATGTCATTGGGGATGCGTCCAAGACGGCTAAGACGTTTGTGCCACAAAACCTAGCCAAAGATCCTAAAAATGGTCAAGATTTTGCCAGTGAATCGACCGTTAAAAATTCAACGTCATATAATCCAAAACTAGCAAAAAAGCTTTGGCAACAAGGATTAAAAGAGGTTGGCATTAAGCAGTTAACGATTAGCATGTTAACGTCAAATGATGAACCTAATAAACCAATCTCACAATATTTCAAAGGTCAATTGGAGAAGACTTTACCAGGGTTAACAATTAATCTATCAAATCTTCCGGCTAAGGTGGCGTCATCTCGGGCACAACAAGGTGATTTTGATGTTTATCTGAGTGGTTGGGGTGCTGATTTCAATGACCCAATCTCGCATTTACAAATTATGACGAGTGGGAGTGGTTATAATTATGGTAAATATAACAGCAGCACCTATAACGCATTGATTAAGAAAGCCCAAAATCAAGATGCTAATAATGCCGAGGCCCGCTGGCAAGATATGTTGCAAGCAGAAAAGGTGATTATGCAAGATCAAGGGATTACGCCGATTTATCAGACGGTTTATTCCTACTTACAAAATCCTAAAGCCAAGGGCATCATCCACAATACAGCTGGAACGCAGTGGAATTACAAGTATGCTTATATGGAAAAATAA
- the spxB gene encoding pyruvate oxidase yields MSKIKAATAGLKVLEAWGVKNIYGLPGGSFDSGMQAIYERQATLHYVQVRHEEAGALAASAESKLTGHIGVTFGSAGPGAVHLLNGLYDAKHDHTPVLAIVAQVPTKRMNVDFFQAMDEGPIFEDVAVWNRTAMTAAAIPQMIDEAIRQAYKYSGVAVVTIPKDLGWAEIEDKFVPTAALHQHPIMPEPAPQQIDAAWDLIKSAKAPLIYFGIGAKHAAKELKTVSESFKMPMISSVLAKGIVEDDYENYLGSTGRVAPKPGVEAGFATDLILWVGNDVPFSIFLINPHAKVIQVDIDSEKLGKRHHVDVGILADAKQTLKALLAKGTALPATPFYQASLANRQNWRDWQASFANDDSTPLRPEPVFDQLNKMASPQAIFGVDVGNVNINFMRLVNLHDDQKWTTSGQYATMGYGVPAAIAAKSAFPNRDVYSLSGDGAFAMLGEEIITEVKYQLNIVNFVFSNETLGFIEAEQTDDSQQPLSGVALPDTDWAKVGEGLGALGITVRTLAELKAALAQAKTANRPVVIDVKLTHAMPFTTEHMALDPKYQSQAEIDAFVKQYQAAGLRPYSYFLAQATK; encoded by the coding sequence ATGAGTAAAATTAAAGCAGCAACTGCCGGTTTAAAGGTATTAGAAGCTTGGGGCGTTAAAAATATTTATGGATTGCCGGGTGGGTCATTTGATTCGGGGATGCAAGCTATTTATGAACGCCAAGCAACCCTACATTATGTGCAAGTCCGCCATGAAGAAGCTGGCGCATTGGCTGCTTCGGCGGAATCAAAGCTAACTGGTCACATTGGCGTTACTTTTGGATCAGCCGGTCCTGGAGCTGTTCATCTACTAAATGGGCTGTATGATGCTAAGCATGATCACACACCGGTACTCGCCATTGTGGCTCAAGTGCCAACTAAACGTATGAATGTTGATTTCTTCCAAGCGATGGATGAAGGTCCAATTTTTGAAGATGTTGCCGTTTGGAATCGGACCGCAATGACGGCCGCTGCGATTCCACAAATGATTGATGAAGCAATCCGGCAAGCTTATAAATATTCCGGGGTGGCTGTCGTGACGATTCCTAAAGATTTAGGATGGGCGGAAATTGAAGATAAATTCGTACCAACCGCTGCCCTACATCAACACCCAATTATGCCAGAACCAGCCCCTCAGCAAATTGATGCTGCTTGGGACTTGATCAAATCTGCTAAGGCGCCGTTGATTTATTTTGGGATTGGCGCTAAGCATGCAGCAAAGGAATTGAAGACGGTCTCGGAAAGCTTTAAGATGCCAATGATTTCTTCTGTATTGGCGAAAGGAATTGTTGAAGACGACTATGAGAATTACTTGGGTTCAACCGGACGAGTTGCGCCAAAGCCAGGAGTTGAAGCGGGGTTTGCAACTGATTTAATCTTATGGGTAGGGAATGATGTCCCGTTTAGTATTTTCCTGATTAATCCCCATGCTAAGGTCATTCAAGTTGATATCGATAGTGAAAAGTTAGGTAAGCGGCATCACGTTGACGTCGGCATTTTAGCGGATGCTAAGCAGACGCTGAAAGCATTACTGGCCAAAGGAACAGCTTTGCCAGCGACACCATTTTATCAAGCGTCCTTGGCTAATCGACAAAATTGGCGTGATTGGCAAGCTAGCTTTGCTAATGATGATAGTACCCCATTACGGCCAGAACCAGTTTTTGACCAGTTAAATAAAATGGCAAGCCCCCAAGCGATCTTTGGAGTCGATGTAGGTAATGTCAATATTAATTTTATGCGCTTGGTTAATTTACATGATGATCAGAAATGGACGACCTCAGGGCAATATGCAACGATGGGTTACGGTGTACCGGCGGCCATTGCTGCTAAGAGTGCGTTTCCCAATCGTGATGTGTACAGCTTGAGCGGGGATGGCGCCTTTGCAATGTTAGGTGAAGAGATTATCACTGAAGTAAAGTATCAATTAAACATTGTCAATTTTGTCTTCAGTAATGAAACGTTAGGCTTTATTGAAGCCGAACAAACGGATGATAGTCAACAACCATTATCGGGCGTTGCGTTGCCGGATACTGATTGGGCTAAAGTCGGCGAAGGCTTAGGGGCACTTGGAATTACCGTACGGACATTGGCGGAACTCAAAGCAGCGCTAGCACAAGCTAAGACAGCGAACCGACCGGTTGTGATTGATGTTAAGTTGACCCATGCAATGCCATTTACGACGGAACATATGGCCTTAGATCCGAAGTATCAATCACAAGCTGAAATTGATGCCTTTGTGAAGCAGTATCAGGCGGCTGGGTTACGGCCATATAGCTATTTCTTAGCACAAGCCACTAAATAG
- the pgk gene encoding phosphoglycerate kinase translates to MAKLIVSDLDVKDKKVLIRVDFNVPIKDGKIGDDNRIVAALPTIKYVSEHDGKAILFSHLGRIKSEDDKKGLSLRPVAERLSNLLNKPVTFVPVTEGEQLETAINNMNDGDVLVVENTRFEDVVNGEQVKRESGNDPELGKYWASLGDVYVNDAFGTAHRAHASNVGIASNMDQAAAGFLMEKEIKFLGNAVDNPKHPFVAILGGAKVSDKIGVIDHLLAKADKIIIGGGMTYTFYAAKGMGIGNSLVEKDKIDLAKSIIEKAGDKLVLPSDSVVAEKFDNDVPSKVVEGSIPDGYMALDIGPKSVEEFKAVLSDAKTVVWNGPMGVFEMSNYAKGTLEIGEFLGTLSEATTIVGGGDSTAAVKQLGVADKLTHISTGGGASLEYLEGKTLPGIAAISTK, encoded by the coding sequence TTGGCTAAATTAATCGTTTCAGATTTAGATGTTAAAGATAAAAAAGTTTTAATTCGTGTCGACTTTAATGTGCCAATTAAAGACGGCAAAATTGGTGACGACAACCGGATCGTCGCTGCTTTACCAACGATCAAATATGTTAGCGAACATGATGGTAAAGCTATCTTGTTCTCTCACTTAGGTCGGATCAAGAGTGAAGACGACAAGAAAGGCCTCAGTTTACGTCCAGTTGCTGAACGTCTTTCAAACTTGTTAAACAAACCTGTTACCTTCGTACCTGTTACTGAAGGCGAACAACTTGAAACTGCTATTAACAACATGAATGATGGGGATGTTTTAGTTGTTGAAAACACCCGTTTTGAAGATGTTGTTAACGGTGAACAAGTTAAACGTGAATCAGGTAATGACCCTGAATTAGGCAAGTACTGGGCATCATTAGGTGACGTTTACGTCAACGATGCTTTCGGGACTGCTCATCGGGCCCATGCTTCTAACGTTGGGATTGCTTCAAACATGGATCAAGCTGCTGCTGGGTTCTTGATGGAAAAAGAAATCAAGTTCTTAGGTAACGCTGTTGATAATCCAAAGCACCCATTCGTTGCTATCTTAGGTGGTGCTAAGGTTTCTGATAAGATCGGTGTGATTGATCACTTGCTTGCTAAAGCTGATAAAATCATCATCGGTGGTGGGATGACTTATACCTTCTATGCTGCTAAAGGCATGGGTATTGGGAATTCACTTGTTGAAAAAGACAAAATTGACTTAGCTAAGTCAATCATCGAAAAAGCTGGCGACAAGTTAGTCTTACCTAGCGACTCAGTAGTTGCTGAAAAGTTTGACAACGATGTCCCTAGTAAAGTCGTTGAAGGGTCAATTCCTGATGGTTACATGGCTTTAGACATCGGTCCTAAATCAGTTGAAGAATTTAAAGCTGTTTTAAGCGATGCTAAGACGGTTGTTTGGAACGGACCAATGGGTGTCTTCGAAATGAGTAACTATGCTAAGGGTACGCTTGAAATTGGCGAATTCTTAGGCACATTATCAGAAGCAACTACTATCGTTGGTGGTGGGGATTCAACTGCTGCTGTTAAGCAACTTGGTGTTGCTGACAAGTTGACCCATATCTCAACTGGTGGTGGCGCTTCACTTGAATACCTTGAAGGTAAGACTTTACCAGGTATTGCTGCTATTTCTACAAAATAA
- the gap gene encoding type I glyceraldehyde-3-phosphate dehydrogenase: MSVKIGINGFGRIGRLAFRRILELGAKSSDIEVVAINDLTSPALLAHLLKYDSTHGTLDAEVSATDDSIVVNGKTYRVYAEPKAQNIPWVKNDGVDFVLECTGFYTSKAKSQAHLDAGAKRVLISAPAGSDLKTIVYNVNDDILNSDDRIVSAGSCTTNCLAPLAFFENEEFGIKVGTMTTIHAYTSTQMLLDGPVRGGNFRAARAAGVNTIPHSTGAAKALGLVIPELKGKLQGHAQRVGVVDGSLTELVAILDKNVTADEVNAAIKKHTEGNESFGYNEDEIVSSDVIGTTFGSIFDPTQTEVTSDGESQLVKTVAWYDNEYGFTCQMVRTLLKFATL; the protein is encoded by the coding sequence ATGTCTGTAAAAATTGGTATTAATGGTTTCGGACGTATCGGTCGTTTAGCATTCCGTCGTATCTTAGAACTTGGTGCAAAATCAAGTGATATCGAAGTTGTTGCTATTAACGATTTAACTTCACCTGCATTGTTGGCTCATCTTTTGAAGTATGACTCAACTCATGGTACTTTGGACGCTGAAGTTTCAGCAACCGACGATTCAATCGTGGTTAACGGTAAGACTTACCGTGTTTATGCTGAACCTAAAGCACAAAATATTCCTTGGGTAAAGAACGACGGCGTTGACTTCGTTCTCGAATGTACTGGTTTCTACACATCAAAGGCTAAGTCACAAGCTCACTTGGACGCTGGTGCAAAGCGTGTCTTGATTTCTGCTCCTGCTGGTAGCGATTTGAAGACCATCGTTTACAATGTTAACGATGACATCTTAAACTCAGATGACCGCATTGTTTCTGCTGGTTCATGTACGACTAACTGTCTTGCACCACTTGCCTTCTTCGAAAACGAAGAATTCGGCATCAAAGTTGGTACGATGACTACTATCCATGCTTACACATCAACTCAAATGTTACTTGATGGTCCTGTACGTGGTGGTAACTTCCGTGCTGCTCGTGCTGCTGGTGTGAACACTATTCCTCATTCAACTGGTGCTGCTAAAGCTCTTGGCTTAGTAATCCCAGAATTGAAGGGTAAGTTACAAGGCCATGCACAACGTGTTGGTGTTGTTGACGGTTCATTAACTGAATTAGTTGCTATCTTAGACAAGAACGTTACTGCTGACGAAGTTAATGCAGCAATCAAGAAGCATACTGAAGGTAACGAATCATTCGGTTACAACGAAGACGAAATTGTTTCTTCTGACGTAATTGGTACTACTTTTGGTTCAATCTTCGATCCTACCCAAACTGAAGTTACTTCTGATGGTGAAAGCCAATTAGTTAAGACTGTTGCTTGGTACGATAACGAATATGGCTTCACTTGCCAAATGGTACGTACTTTATTGAAGTTCGCTACTCTCTAA
- the rpoN gene encoding RNA polymerase factor sigma-54: MALGPGFRQQQRQTQKLAMTQRLQQSIQMLQFNVEELRDFLTQKALENPLIDVDTNWNANHASLSTAKTVTTHDDFIERVSTSNQHSLFEYLLDQIHLTMRDTKLRKIVLYLIEYVDVNGYLKVADEQVLAAMQATPIELLDAITLLQQLDPPGVGARNLQQALMLQTENDDSAPNLAYIILEESFDALVNRNWAQLAKKYAVELADISSVYDYIRTLSPTPGAAVGQETTGYIFPDLIVTQPTVGQLALKTASMAQPIVKFQSRYYQQMSQHDDQEVTEYLKEKKSEYDWIASSLQQREATIFRVGTAIIERQSAFFLEKTKSLKPLLLRDVAQQLQVHESTISRSINGKYVQTDFGMFELKRFFTQAVSKRPANGELVSADNVQHRIVALVKQEDKEKPLSDQKIVQILKSENVELSRRTVAKYRENLNIPASSKRKQYLKTEQ, encoded by the coding sequence ATGGCATTAGGACCAGGTTTTCGCCAACAACAACGGCAAACCCAAAAGTTGGCCATGACGCAGCGATTGCAACAATCAATTCAAATGTTGCAATTTAACGTTGAAGAATTACGTGATTTTTTAACCCAAAAAGCGCTTGAAAATCCATTAATTGATGTTGATACTAATTGGAATGCCAATCATGCCAGTTTGAGTACAGCTAAGACTGTCACGACCCATGATGATTTTATTGAGCGGGTTTCGACATCTAACCAACATTCTCTGTTTGAATACTTATTAGATCAGATTCATTTAACCATGCGAGATACTAAGTTACGCAAAATCGTGCTGTACTTGATCGAATACGTGGATGTTAATGGGTATTTAAAAGTGGCTGATGAACAAGTGTTAGCCGCAATGCAAGCGACGCCGATTGAATTACTAGATGCAATCACCTTGCTACAACAACTCGATCCACCAGGGGTTGGGGCCCGAAACTTGCAACAAGCGCTGATGTTACAAACTGAAAATGATGATAGTGCACCTAATTTAGCGTACATTATTTTAGAAGAAAGCTTTGATGCGCTGGTTAATCGTAATTGGGCCCAGTTAGCCAAAAAATACGCGGTTGAGTTAGCCGATATTTCAAGTGTTTATGACTATATACGGACGTTAAGCCCAACACCTGGGGCGGCAGTCGGACAAGAAACAACGGGATATATTTTTCCAGACCTAATTGTGACCCAACCAACAGTGGGGCAATTGGCGTTGAAGACTGCATCGATGGCGCAACCAATTGTCAAATTTCAGAGTCGGTATTATCAACAGATGAGTCAACATGATGATCAAGAAGTTACGGAGTATCTGAAAGAGAAAAAATCTGAGTATGATTGGATTGCAAGTAGCTTGCAGCAACGTGAGGCAACTATTTTTCGCGTAGGAACCGCGATTATTGAACGACAGTCGGCTTTCTTCCTTGAAAAAACCAAAAGTTTAAAACCGTTATTATTGCGTGATGTGGCGCAACAGTTACAAGTACATGAATCGACAATTAGTCGGAGTATCAATGGTAAATATGTGCAAACTGATTTTGGTATGTTTGAACTTAAGCGTTTCTTTACTCAGGCGGTCAGCAAACGTCCCGCGAATGGCGAACTCGTCTCGGCTGATAACGTGCAACACCGGATTGTGGCTTTAGTTAAGCAGGAAGATAAAGAAAAACCGCTTTCAGACCAAAAAATAGTTCAGATTCTTAAGTCGGAAAATGTCGAACTTTCACGGCGTACAGTTGCCAAATATCGGGAAAATCTTAACATTCCAGCTTCGTCTAAGCGAAAACAATATTTAAAAACCGAACAGTAA
- a CDS encoding sugar-binding transcriptional regulator: MHSDIQWIEAIAPDMVEMLSHRYLVLRTINWMAPVGRRLLAQTLEVSERTLRTETDTLRKLDLIVTDKAGMQLTQPGKDVLLGLSQFMDELMGIRQKERQLAQRFNLKRCIIVSGDSDRQLKVIGTMGEEVNQLLQRLLPEGNNIIAVMGGHTMEHVANHLSSKLASKRDLLFVPARGGVGESVAIQANTIASQMAQHTGGKFRSLFVPEQVSERTYEPLLKEPSIQEVLGIIRQANVVIHSVGDAVSMAHRRDMSEDQIKVLRGRHAVGEAFGYFFDKDGNVVYRIPRIGLQIGELANMEIILAVAGGASKATAIEAYMKIAPKKTCLITDEGAANLILKK, translated from the coding sequence ATGCATTCAGATATTCAATGGATTGAGGCAATTGCCCCAGACATGGTTGAAATGCTAAGTCATCGGTACTTGGTATTAAGAACCATTAATTGGATGGCCCCAGTTGGACGTCGGCTATTGGCTCAAACTTTAGAAGTCAGTGAACGGACGTTACGGACCGAAACGGATACGTTACGGAAGTTAGATTTAATTGTGACTGATAAGGCGGGCATGCAGTTGACGCAACCGGGAAAAGATGTTTTACTCGGGTTAAGCCAATTCATGGATGAGTTAATGGGAATTCGACAGAAAGAACGACAGTTAGCGCAACGCTTCAATTTAAAACGTTGTATTATTGTCTCTGGCGACTCCGACCGACAGTTAAAGGTTATCGGGACCATGGGCGAAGAAGTTAACCAACTATTACAGCGGTTATTGCCAGAAGGGAATAACATTATTGCTGTAATGGGTGGTCATACCATGGAGCATGTGGCAAATCATTTATCTAGCAAGCTTGCTAGCAAACGTGACTTGTTATTTGTTCCGGCGCGTGGTGGGGTTGGTGAATCGGTTGCGATTCAAGCAAATACCATTGCGTCCCAAATGGCACAACACACCGGTGGTAAATTTCGGTCGTTGTTTGTGCCCGAACAGGTCAGTGAACGAACCTATGAACCACTCCTCAAAGAACCAAGTATTCAAGAGGTGTTGGGGATTATTCGCCAAGCTAACGTGGTGATTCACAGTGTGGGTGATGCGGTTTCAATGGCGCATCGCCGGGACATGTCTGAGGATCAGATTAAAGTATTACGTGGCCGCCATGCGGTCGGGGAAGCCTTTGGTTATTTCTTTGATAAAGACGGCAACGTTGTTTATCGAATTCCACGTATTGGTTTGCAAATCGGAGAACTGGCCAATATGGAGATTATACTCGCAGTTGCGGGCGGTGCTTCTAAAGCGACCGCAATTGAGGCGTATATGAAGATCGCACCTAAAAAGACGTGTTTAATCACGGATGAAGGTGCAGCAAACTTGATTTTAAAAAAGTAA